In Canis aureus isolate CA01 chromosome 25, VMU_Caureus_v.1.0, whole genome shotgun sequence, the genomic window CACGCTGGCAAGGACTAGAATTtcccagacctttttttttttcttcaggattttatttatttacttgagagagagcagacaagagaaagcatgagtgaggagaggaggggcagagagagagagcagcagaggagctgagcagggaacccaacttaAGGCTTggccccagaaccccaggaccatgacctgagctgaaggcagatgcttaactaagccccccaggtaccccttccCTGACCCATGCTGGGTCTACACAGAGGGAACCAGCAACCATCTCCTTACCACTTTTCCCACCAGTGCCCTTTGAATCAAGCCGAGAAGCTCATTGGATCTTAGTCCCCAAACGAGATGTGTTTAAAAGACAGTGTTTTGATAGAAATCATAgctcctcaggtcatgatcccggggtcctgggatggagccctgccatCAGGTACCCTGCTGGCTGCTCCTCCCTCCCGCTCGTGCTCtccttctaataaataaaatctttaaaaccctGGAATGATAGCAGCACCTATCTGAATCCTGGGTGGGACataaaagatagagaaaaaatctaaaaacaagtTGAGTAAAGAATCCTTGAGGTGAGGTGTAATGCAACTTCATCACTTTATTCAAATCTTCAAAATAGTCTTTATTCTACATTTTTAGTATAAAAAATCCACAAGTTAAGTGCACCACAGTGTAGAGAGAGACGTACAACGCTGAACTTCCATAACAGTCAATGGTACAGTCAAACATCACATGTACAGAACACAAAATTTAGATGAACTGaaattataagataaaataaaataaaatccaatttcagaaaacaaaaatcaaagtattAAGGATCCCTGAAAATATTCTTAACCCTAATGAGATTTCGCTGGACTCAAGTCATTTTGTAGTGAGGGATTCATAGTATGACCCCATTACCCCAGCTGAGGAATTCTCAGGAGCCATGAGTGCCTGCATCAGATACTCTGATAACTGGTAACCAATTTTTGGATGGGGAAACTTCCCCTAATTTGGCTCGGATGTCATCAGGCTTTTGAAATGCATCCTCCTCCTTGCCCCCACATTTTAAACCAGTTTACAGTACGGTTTGCATGGATACCCTTTGTTCAAATGGAGCTGTTTTTCTGGCACCGGAGCAAATTTGGGTTTGGTTCGTAGATGAAGAAACAACCTATGAGGAGGGTCCAGAGAGGCACCCTCCACTTTTGCCTGAGGAGATGCAAAAGCAGAAGTAATGGGGTCTGTGCTTGGGGCACAGAGGGGGTTTCAGAGGATCCTTGTGAAAGACTAGTTAAAAGATGGCAAGTGGGGAGAAGTGCAAGGAGAGAAGGAAGTTAGTCTGACTGGCTTTCTGTCCTGCACCATTGATTCAATGGAGATTGGCGGGAAGGAACTGGAAGACTAGGGTTGAGGGTGGGACGTGGGGCAAAGGATGGAAAGGCAGACAACTAATGCGTTTCATTTATAACAAGTAATAGAAATCAAAGACTTAAAGGAGATTAAAGACCAATCAGAATAATTTGGCAACTTTAATTCTTAGGAAGATCAAAGTTCCCTCCAAACCTAATTTGATGTTTTATTACTAAGAGCAAAGACCAGTATGGTACAGTATTACTCCGGAGGAATTAAAGGAAGATCCTTAGGGCTGCTTTACCCACATTCATTTTATGAATGGATGCCTCCCCTACCTCAAAATGCTTTAAGGAGGTACTGCTACCATTACATGGTTCCTTATTAAGTTTGAAAAGTGCCTGAAAGTTTGGGCACCAGAAAGACACCCCAACAACATGTGTCTAAACTGCAACTTCAGGTTAATATGACTAAAGCAGTTACATTGTGAGAAGTGCTGAAGGTATGTGATGTCTTTCCCGGCATAGAGGTGGCCTTGGTTCTTCACCAGATGGTGTAGccaccatctgagccacccatgaaGAAGTTTCCCTTCCGCTGAGTTACGAggacattggctccctgcatgactGCAAGCTGAGCAGCGTTGGGAGGGCATCCAGGGGGTGGAGgctgaaaggaaaagacaaggtTGATGGGCAGAGGGCAGCTGAGACAAGGGAAGTGGACACACGTGAAACAGGATCCATTAGAAAGATGGCAGTGTCCTGACCAATCACATCTTAAAGCTAGTTCTGCCAACGTGGGTTGTAAAGCAGGTCTATATTCTCTGTGAACCCAAAGGTACAGACAGGAAAAGAGCCTACCACTCATTTAAAGGCATTCTCACCTCATTTCAGGTATATGGCTTTGAGGCAAGGACCACCTGGGCTCTAATTCTTATAGAGGGGGGAGCTAAGCAGGCAACATAACTAAAATCTCTAGTATCTTTCTAAATGCCACTTAATAGGGGActatgctttcttcatttttttcaggattttaaaaattattattttatttaaattcaagttgcctacatataacacacagtgcttaTCTCATGtgtctttctccatttttacTCATCACGTTTTTCTTTTATCACGTTTCTTAATGGAATGCCATACTGAAGGCAAATTTGAAGTAAATGTTACAGGCTGAATAAGGAGTATTACTAGACCAGTACCAAAGTGGAACTGCAAAAGCAGCAGGCAGGACTCCTAATGCTTTAAAGAGGTATAGGAAAACAAAGGAATCTGGTTAACTCAGGCCCCAGGGAATGTGCCAGATGCTACTGACTTGCCACAGTTCTCCTGCCCCCTCAACTGCTTTCTGCCCAACTACTGGATGTCAGTGCTTATACCCATACCACAGCTATTACCCAGGGATGGTGAAAGGATGAATATGTAATCTCTTCAGAAAGTTAAACTACGTAAGAGCTGAGTTGTTCTGATAAGGTCATACTCACAGGAATGTTGCCAGCAGTAGCCCCCGCTCCAAATCTGGCACCTGCATCATACCCTCCTTCCACCAGCACTGCTGAACCAGGTGGATAGATGGGACCAACTGGATAATAAGCCATGGGGATTGTGGAACCTAAAGGTCCAACAGCCACAGATTGGGCCATGGGAAGATACAGTGAGGCGCCAGGAAATGCAGCTGACATGGTGGGGACCGTGGCAGCCCCCGGATGCACAAAGCTCGGACGATAGAGCTAGAAGAGAAGGCAACAGGTTACTTTATGACATTCCGATTTTAGATCCCTTCTACGCTCAATTCTTAATTGTCCTTGTGCAGATTACACTCTTGAGTTACACAAACTGCCTTTCCACTGCCACTCAGTACCCTCCTGCATCACTTCCTGCCATAGCTAACGTGAGGCTCAAGGAACGCAAGCTCATCTTCTTAACCTCACCcggtgccaaaaaaaaaaaaaaaaaaacaaacatgaaacaaTCAGATGATGCAGTCTCAACCCCAACAGAAATTGCGCTGAAGTGTACAGTGTTTCAGACTATTCACGTgagccctcccttctcctatttACGGACACTGAATAGATATGCGTGGACTCAGGCTTATTAGCTAAGGACTGAAGATGTGACCCAAGAGCACTGGGTTCAAGTCTAGTAAACTGGAAGCACCTCTGAGTAGGCAGGTGGAGCATCAGTATAGGGTGGAGCCTGAGGGAGATGCAAGGTCTGAGGGTACACTGGGTTCCCAGGAGGCTGCACGGGATAGGTTGGCTGCGTTGGATATTGACCtggaagacaagaaagaaaaaaaaaaaaaaggaaagaaaaagaaaatgcatgttgCCTACCACACAGAGCCACCAAAATGGGGCAGAGCATCCTGGGTAGCTGCCCTAGGGGCAGCAAGCTGGAGATGTGTAGATAGACCGCtctgggtggtggggtgggggtgggggctgattTCTGGGGCCGAGAGAATATTCTCTTCGCACCCTTATCCCTACTCCTACCGGGGCAGTCCTCCCACTGGCACACCGAGCTTCTCCATCGATGCAGGGCAGGTGTGGGGCCCCGTTCCTGCCCGTGCCCAACGACAGGGACGCGCTGCCCCGGCTCCGGGTGGTCGCCACAGGCCTGGCTGGACCGAGCCGCGACCTCGTTGGGTCACGGAGGTTGCGGGTTATTTGCCCCGCCGCTTCCTACTCAAGGTCGCCTTCCGAATACAGCGCGCGCTGGACGTGAGCCCTCGGGACCCGAGGGAGGATAACGGGAACCGTCCTGAGGCACAGCGGAGGACCGGGTGGGGCCCGACGCCGGCACAGTCCCAGGAGCCGGGGGCACTTCGGGCGGCCGCGCGAGGCACGCGGAGGGAGACCCCTccgccgcccccgggcccccgggccaCGGGGCCCGCCCGCCGGCGCCGCACTGGTTAAGCCCGGGCGCCGGCCTCTGGTTCCGGAGCGcgaagccccgcccccgccggcgcgCCATTGGCCGACCCGCATCCCTGCTCTAGCTCCCCATTTGCTCCCGCAGATGCCCATCATGACAAgcctcccccctgcacccccccgcccctccacccGAGCCCGCAGCTCCAAACTGCGCCACAGAGTTTAAGGAGGAAAGGGCCGGGAAGCAGCGAGCAGCCGCAGTTCGGGGATGACGAAGGCGTCTGGCGCGGCCCCCGGGGCCGCAGCCGGCCGGGGAGGGAGGCGCAGCGCGCCCCAAGCCTCCGCTTGGCGACCCCGGGCTCCGGGCCCGCTCGCTCCAGGCTAGCACTGTCCCCCCGACGGCCCCGGCCGCCCCCTGCCCTTGCCTTTGCTGTTCATGGTGGCTGCGGGTCCGGTTCGGCTCGGCGTCGCGGACGGTTATTTTTTTCGTCCTCTTCCTGTTCGTAGTCACTTCCGTGTCACGTGACGGCCCGTCCGCCTCGCGTCACCCGACGCCCGAGCGCCGCCGCCACCGgaagccccgcccctcccgcgcgGCGTCCAGTAGCTGGAGGGCGGGCGCGcgtggccccgcccccccggcgcgcggcggccccgcccctTGGGTCTCGCCCTCCAACCCCCACCCGCGTCCCACGACGGGAAGAAAACCGAATGCAGGTATTGTCTCCAAACAcggttgttggctttttttttttttggttttgtctttgttttttccgcccccccccccctcctctctctctctctctggggcgCTCGGGGGCAGAGCCGCTGAAGCCGCTCCCCGGAACCTGCTTCCACCTCCGCGCAGCAGCTCAAGGTGACCTCACCTGCGGAGcgcggcggccccggccccggccccggccccggccccggcccctggaCTGCGCGGGCTGGCGGCGCCGTCAGTGGGTCCTGGCCGCCTTGCCCGTCCCGCCGGCAGGTGCCCGCCTGCACTTGCGTCGCTGCCCTTCTGCTCGAGGGAGGCCCCGCGCAGGGCCCGGCCTGCCGCCTCCTgtagcctccctctctctcccttcgtCCCTACCCTCACTGTCCTTAAGGGCAGGGGTGCCACCCTCTAAGGCAGCAGTGTCCCGGGCAACCTTCATTTTAAGATACGCCGCCTCTGCGCAAGTACAGAGATGGAGCtaaacaagacttttttttttttttttttttttaagatttttgtttatttgttaaccagagacacagagacccaggcagagggagaagcaggctccatgcagggagcccaacgtgggactcgattccaggaccctggggtcatgccctgggccgaaggcggacgcccaaccgttgagccacctgggctgccccacaagacatttttttaaaaaatattttatttatttatttgagagagagagagtgcaccgGCAGAGGGatgggcaaaggagagagagaagcagactccccgccgagcagggagccccatgcaggggctgcacatcccaggaccccgggatcatgacctgagcccaatgcagacgtttattttttttattttttttattttttttttttaaagattttatttatttattcatgataggcacacagagagagacagagaggcagagacacaggcagagggagaagcaggctccatgcagggagcccgacgtgggattcgatcccgggtctccaggatcgcgccccgggccaaaggcaggcgccaaaccgctgtgccacccagggatccccaatgcaGACGTTTAacctgctgagacacccaggcgcccccagcacaagatgttctttttttttttttttttttttttttttttttatttatccatcagagagaaagaggctccatgcagagagaccaacgtgggattcgatcccaggcctccaggatctcgccctgggctgaaggagccatccagctgcccagaacacaatgttcttttttttttttttttttaaatattttaaaaaaaatttttttttctttttaaatttatttattcatgatagtcacacggagagagagagagaggcagagagagacacaggcagagggagaagcaggctccatgcaccaggagcccgatgtgggattcgatcccgggtctccaggatcgcaccctgggccaaaggcaggcgccaaaccgctgcgccacccagggatccctgaacacaATGTTCTTAATTTGGTTCAGACTAATACTAGTATTGAAAACCCTGTAATTCTGACCTTTCCCTGTATGTCTGGCTCTAATCTTCCCAAAGGCAGCACAGTGTTAAACCTTCACTGGTTCAGCTCAGTAGTGAGACCCCAACACCGCACCCCCGCACTGTTCTGAGACACAACAAAGCCTTTGTGCTCTTGGAGCTCACCTTCTAGGGCAGAGGCTCAAAATTTTTCCGACCACAGTAATATGCTTTAAATCATGACCCAGTATGCACACACGtttgtaacaatttttttaattcctttttttaaattttatttatctattcatagagacacagagagaatgtgaggcagagacacaggcagagggagaagcaggccccatgcagagagcccgacatgggactcgatccagggtctccaggatcatgcccagggctgcaggcggcactaaaccgctgcgccaccggggtggcccctgtaacaatttttttttagcctAGTACTTGTTCTATGCAGAGTGCACTGTAGTTATTTTCTattctcctgttttgttttttaattcagatcTGATTGTGATTTGTCATCCCACTAACAAGTTAGCACCCACAGCTTAAGAAAACAGTGTGTTGCAGTACCCTTCTATCTCCAAGGCCCTGTACTTTCCTTAGCATGAAGTTTGCAATCAGTAATTGGTAAGTAAAGGAGCAAATAAATCCTTGAAGGTCAGACCAGACAAATGTTACCTGTATCCTAACTTTTCCAAATTACATCCTAAATTGGTTCCATCCCAAAGGGACACCTGGACAGCTCAGTGGTTCTGAGTGtttgcctttagcccaggtcgtgatcctggagtcccccatcacgctccctgcgtggagcctgcttctccctctgcctgtgtgtctgcctctctctctctctctgtctcatgaataagtaaataaaaatctaaaaaaaaaaaaaaaaaaaaaatgattccacCTCAAAGTCTGAAACCGGAGAGGTCACTAATCTATCCCACCTGTACGCCATGCTCAAGGcttcagaaaataaaggaaaacctaggaaaggttttcttttttttttttttttttaatttttatttatttatgatagtcacacagagatagagagagagagagagaggcagagacataggcagagggagaagcaggctccatgcactgggagcccgatgtgggattcaatcccgggtctccaggatcgcgccctgggccaaaggcaggcgctaaaccgctgcgccacccagggatccctaggaaaGGTTTTCTATCCTTAATTCTCTCTGTGGCCCTCCGGGACCCCAAAATTGTGTTGACTAAAGCAGTCTGCATCAGTGAGAGTGTAAGCAGTGACCCCTGAATCAAGATACTAGTTCTGGTTGTCTGTCAGCACCTGACTTTGGTCCTCATCTGTTCAGCTCCCACTTATCCCATACTGCTTTTTAATTAGGTACTGCACCTGTGgaacgcccaggtggctcatcagttgagcgaacaccttcagcccagggcatgatcctagaacccgggattgggtcccgcatcaggctccctgcatggagcctgcttctccctctggctgtgtctctgcctttctctgtgtgtgtttctcatgaataaataaataaaactctttaaaaaaattcagatactTACACTGGATGGTGAATAGCCATTGCCCCAGACTGTCTCAAGCATACCTCTCTGCTCCAGCCCTCCACTGGAACCCACCCCTCCACCTCTCCATGGTCCAGTGGTTAAAGGGCAAACTATGACACTCAGGAAGCCTCCAGGACTTAGCTACAGCTAAGACAAGTTGCCCTCATGTTGGTCAGTGTTTCCTCTACTGGATCTTAGGTATTTTACTTATTCCTCTGGGACCTGGGTATAGAACAAGCTAGGGCAGAGCTCAATGAGATTatcaagagaaatggaaaggtcAAAACCACTGCTTTCTCTGGCAGGTGGAATGAAGGAGCAACTGGCTACTTACTTTCTTGCACGGGAGTCAAGAACCTTTCCGTTTTCTTCATTCTCCTGGGTTCCCCCACCAAGATGAAATGTTCACCTAGCCATTCATCAGACATCATTTCTTGAATTAATTtagcaactatttattgagcacctattatgtgccaggccctgtgatAGGCACTAGGAAACAGTGAAGAAGCAGGCTGAGTCCCTACCCTTCCAGAACTTTGTATACCtaatgggagagacagagaagtaaaTAGATAATCATAACTTTAGTAGTGCTGACATAAGGACGGGTGTTAGTACctaatctcttcctttttttttttaagatttttttgggaacccctggctggctcagcagtttagcacctgccttcggcccacctgccttcggcccagggagtgatcctggagtcccaggatcgagtcccacatcgggctccctgcatgaggtctgctgctccctctgcctgtgtctgccccccgcccctctctctcattaataaataaaatcttttttttttttttaagattttatttattcatgagagacacagagagagagaggcagagacacaggcagagggagaagcaagctccatgcagggagcccaatgtgagcccaatgtgggactggatccaaagactccaggatcaagccctgagctgaaggcagacacccaactcctgagccacccaggcatcccagtaccTAATCTCTTCCACTGGGGTCCGGGAGGGCTTCCTGTTGGCAGGGATATCTGAAGGCTGAGTGGAAGTTTAGCAAGTGAAGGGCATTCCTCAGGAAAGAACAGTTTATGCAAAGGCCTAAACGTGAGAGAGCTTACTGAAAGGGAGGGCTTGCAAGCAATTCAGTACGGCAGGAGCGGGGAATGGGAGGTGAGGACTAGTCAGACATGatgctaaagagaaaaaaaggagccaGACCATGTGGGGGACCTTGGAGCTCATGGAGGATCTGATCTAAGGGCATTGGATTCCCACTAAGAGCCCTGGTTAGCCACCCAAGAGTTTTAAGCAGAAAACTGACATGAtcgtgtttttattttagaaacagctTTCTGGCTACAAAATGTAGATTAGAAAGGGACAAGAGTGGAAGCATGTCTGGGAGAGTGGTTAGAATCGATGTAGCAATTTTGGTGAGGGACATGGCAGACTGGCccagggaaggggcggggggggggggggtagaaagaaggaaggcagtATTCCAGAACTATTTAGGAGGCAGAAACAACTGGACTAACGCTCAGGATTAACGTCTCGGATTAATTCAGAGAATTAATGTCAGGGATGAAAACTAcataaagtgaaaagacaaatgacaaattggagagaagatatttgccattTGTATCACAAAGGACTACTCTCCCTGTCC contains:
- the DAZAP2 gene encoding DAZ-associated protein 2 isoform X2; translated protein: MNSKGQYPTQPTYPVQPPGNPVYPQTLHLPQAPPYTDAPPAYSELYRPSFVHPGAATVPTMSAAFPGASLYLPMAQSVAVGPLGSTIPMAYYPVGPIYPPASTPWMPSQRCSACSHAGSQCPRNSAEGKLLHGWLRWWLHHLVKNQGHLYAGKDITYLQHFSQCNCFSHINLKLQFRHMLLGCLSGAQTFRHFSNLIRNHVMVAVPP
- the DAZAP2 gene encoding DAZ-associated protein 2 isoform X1, whose product is MNSKGQYPTQPTYPVQPPGNPVYPQTLHLPQAPPYTDAPPAYSELYRPSFVHPGAATVPTMSAAFPGASLYLPMAQSVAVGPLGSTIPMAYYPVGPIYPPGSAVLVEGGYDAGARFGAGATAGNIPPPPPGCPPNAAQLAVMQGANVLVTQRKGNFFMGGSDGGYTIW